A window of Acidobacteriota bacterium contains these coding sequences:
- a CDS encoding MOSC domain-containing protein: MAKVLSINISEKKGIAKTPIPEGEFKEDYGLVGDAHAGGGIRQVSLLAVESRRKIENHPKIKLCLKNGDFGENITTEGIILHTLPIGTRLKIGEVVLEVSKIGKECHASCAIKKKVGICVMPNEGIFAVVRKGGRIRVGDSIEIIEEVADE; the protein is encoded by the coding sequence ATGGCTAAGGTATTATCGATAAACATAAGCGAGAAAAAGGGCATCGCTAAAACCCCTATCCCTGAAGGGGAGTTTAAGGAAGATTATGGATTGGTAGGGGATGCCCACGCTGGAGGGGGTATAAGGCAGGTTTCCCTTTTGGCAGTGGAAAGCAGGAGGAAGATAGAAAACCACCCCAAGATTAAACTCTGCCTGAAGAATGGCGATTTCGGAGAGAACATTACCACCGAGGGGATCATCCTTCACACCCTCCCTATAGGGACGAGGCTTAAGATCGGGGAGGTGGTCCTCGAGGTGAGCAAGATAGGGAAGGAATGTCATGCCTCCTGCGCTATCAAGAAGAAGGTGGGCATCTGTGTTATGCCGAATGAAGGGATATTTGCCGTGGTTAGAAAAGGAGGAAGGATAAGGGTAGGGGATTCAATCGAGATAATAGAGGAGGTGGCTGATGAGTGA
- the gatC gene encoding Asp-tRNA(Asn)/Glu-tRNA(Gln) amidotransferase subunit GatC: MSDKRITEEEVAYVARLAHLKLSSEEEKKITKDLGDILSFIDKLNELDTEKVTPIFQVVPGEGRFREDEVVPSLPREDGLANAPERGNGFFKVPKVIPERKEEG, from the coding sequence ATGAGTGATAAGAGAATAACCGAGGAGGAGGTGGCTTATGTCGCCCGGTTAGCCCATCTTAAGCTCTCCTCCGAAGAGGAGAAGAAGATCACCAAGGATTTAGGGGATATTCTCAGCTTCATCGATAAGCTGAACGAACTCGATACCGAGAAAGTAACCCCCATATTTCAGGTAGTACCGGGAGAAGGGAGATTCCGGGAGGATGAGGTGGTTCCATCTCTTCCCCGGGAAGATGGGTTGGCTAATGCACCGGAGAGGGGAAATGGGTTCTTCAAGGTGCCGAAGGTGATTCCCGAACGAAAGGAGGAGGGGTGA
- the gatA gene encoding Asp-tRNA(Asn)/Glu-tRNA(Gln) amidotransferase subunit GatA, with translation MELYRMTALELSSLIRKGEVSPSSLVEAVAKRIEEVEEKLSSYVTLTIDEALSEAKRVEERLTKGEELGPLAGIPIAVKDVICTKGIRTTCSSRMLENFVPPYDATVVRKLKEAGAIIIGKTNMDEFAMGSSTENSAFFPTKNPWDTSRVPGGSSGGSAAAVSAGETILALGSDTGGSIRQPAALCGIVGVKPTYGRVSRYGLVAFASSLDQIGPMTRTVADSALLLSVIAGYDPADSTSVDRPVPDYLSALEGDIKGMKVGIPKEYFGEGLDPEVEDKVREAISLLSTLGVEFSEVSLPYTEYAIPVYYLVATAEASSNLARYDGVRYGFRMEGDFSLREMYIETRGMGFGAEVKRRIMLGTYALSAGYYDAYYLKAQKVRSLIKEDFDKAFSEVDLIITPTSPTPAFKLGERVADPLKMYLSDIFTVTTNLAGITGISLPCGFTKENLPVGLQILAPPFSEELMLRLAHRYEQEAGYYKRMPPI, from the coding sequence ATGGAGCTATACCGGATGACCGCCCTCGAGCTTTCCTCTCTGATAAGAAAAGGAGAGGTTTCTCCTTCCTCATTGGTGGAGGCAGTGGCGAAGAGGATCGAGGAGGTGGAGGAAAAACTCTCCTCCTATGTAACCCTTACCATCGATGAGGCGCTTTCCGAGGCGAAGAGGGTTGAAGAGAGATTGACAAAGGGGGAGGAGCTCGGTCCCCTTGCCGGGATACCGATTGCGGTGAAGGATGTTATCTGTACCAAAGGGATAAGGACCACCTGCTCCTCGCGGATGCTCGAGAACTTTGTTCCACCCTACGATGCTACCGTGGTCAGAAAGCTGAAGGAGGCGGGAGCGATCATAATCGGCAAGACCAATATGGATGAGTTTGCGATGGGCTCCTCCACTGAGAACTCCGCCTTCTTTCCCACCAAGAACCCTTGGGATACATCGCGTGTTCCCGGAGGCTCGAGTGGAGGCTCAGCAGCAGCGGTATCAGCGGGGGAGACGATACTTGCCTTAGGCTCCGATACCGGGGGCTCGATAAGACAACCAGCTGCTCTCTGCGGGATAGTTGGGGTAAAGCCCACCTATGGACGGGTTTCCCGATACGGCCTCGTCGCTTTCGCCTCCTCGCTCGATCAGATCGGACCAATGACCAGGACGGTTGCCGATTCTGCCCTTCTTCTCTCCGTTATCGCTGGCTATGATCCAGCCGATTCCACCTCGGTCGATCGACCGGTGCCCGATTATCTTTCGGCGTTGGAGGGGGATATCAAGGGGATGAAGGTGGGGATACCAAAGGAATATTTCGGTGAGGGACTTGATCCCGAGGTCGAGGATAAGGTGCGAGAGGCGATATCTCTTCTCTCTACGCTGGGGGTCGAGTTTTCCGAAGTCTCTCTGCCCTATACCGAGTATGCTATTCCCGTTTACTATCTCGTTGCCACTGCCGAGGCGAGTTCCAATCTCGCCCGTTATGATGGAGTGCGCTATGGGTTCAGAATGGAGGGGGATTTCTCCCTCAGGGAGATGTATATCGAGACCAGAGGGATGGGGTTTGGCGCCGAGGTGAAGAGGAGGATTATGCTTGGGACCTATGCCCTTTCCGCCGGTTATTACGATGCCTATTACCTCAAGGCACAGAAGGTCCGTTCACTAATCAAGGAGGATTTCGATAAAGCCTTCTCCGAGGTCGATTTGATAATCACCCCCACCTCTCCCACGCCGGCGTTTAAACTGGGCGAGCGGGTGGCTGATCCATTGAAGATGTATCTCTCCGATATCTTCACCGTTACCACCAATTTAGCGGGGATAACGGGGATATCCCTTCCCTGTGGGTTCACTAAGGAGAATCTCCCTGTGGGGCTTCAGATCTTAGCGCCCCCGTTTTCCGAGGAGCTTATGCTTAGGCTCGCCCATCGGTATGAGCAGGAGGCTGGTTATTATAAAAGAATGCCTCCCATCTGA
- a CDS encoding histidine triad nucleotide-binding protein has translation MNDCIFCRIIKGEIPSTKVYEDDLVVAIEDIDPKAPVHTLIIPKRHIETLNELKEKDKNLLGHIILTAKKVAEEKGIVERGYRLVANCLEEAGQSVPHIHFHLLGGRRMNWPPG, from the coding sequence ATGAACGATTGCATCTTCTGCCGCATCATAAAGGGGGAGATCCCCTCAACCAAGGTCTACGAGGATGATCTCGTGGTAGCGATTGAAGACATCGACCCCAAAGCCCCGGTTCACACTCTAATCATCCCCAAGCGCCATATCGAGACCCTGAACGAGCTAAAAGAGAAGGACAAAAACCTCCTCGGCCACATCATTCTCACCGCAAAGAAGGTAGCCGAGGAAAAGGGGATAGTGGAAAGGGGCTACCGACTGGTAGCGAACTGCCTCGAGGAAGCAGGACAATCCGTCCCCCACATCCACTTCCATCTATTGGGCGGAAGAAGGATGAATTGGCCCCCCGGCTGA